The Carassius carassius chromosome 9, fCarCar2.1, whole genome shotgun sequence genome includes a region encoding these proteins:
- the chmp6a gene encoding charged multivesicular body protein 6, which yields MGNVFGRQGRVTSRVTDQDRAILQLKQQRDKLKQYQKKITLQLEKERRLAKQLMKDGRKERAFLLLKKKRYQDQLLDKTDIQISNLERMVQDIEFAQIKIKVIEGLKAGNDCLKQMHEVMSVEEVERILEDTQEAIEYQKQIDELLAGSLTPEDEDAVLAELEAIIQGEDITLPELPTDPLPAVPKGETERKEVQIKVEREMLAA from the exons ATGGGAAATGTTTTCGGCAGACAGGGACGAGTCACCAGTCGAGTTACAGATCAGGACAGGGCGATATTG CAACTCAAACAGCAGAGAGATAAACTGAAACAATATCAGAAGAAAATCACATTACAGCTGGAGAAAGAGAGACGTCTGGCCAAACAGCTCATGAAGGATGGCAGGAAGGA ACGAGCTTTTCTGCTGCTCAAAAAGAAACGCTACCAAGATCAGCTGCTGGACAAGACCGACATCCAGATATCCAACCTGGAGCGCATG GTTCAAGATATTGAATTTGCTCAGATTAAAATAAAGGTCATTGAGGGTTTAAAGGCTGGGAATGACTGTCTCAAGCAAATGCACGAG GTCATGTCTGTTGAGGAGGTGGAGAGAATACTGGAGGATACGCAGGAGGCCATTGAGTATCAGAAG CAAATTGATGAACTGCTGGCAGGTTCATTGACACCGGAGGATGAGGATGCTGTGTTAGCAGAGCTGGAGGCTATCATTCAG GGAGAAGACATCACACTTCCAGAATTACCCACAGATCCATTGCCAGCGGTGCCTAAAGGGGAGACAG AAAGAAAAGAGGTACAAATCAAGGTGGAGCGAGAGATGCTGGCAGCGTAG